One genomic window of Branchiostoma lanceolatum isolate klBraLanc5 chromosome 5, klBraLanc5.hap2, whole genome shotgun sequence includes the following:
- the LOC136434277 gene encoding polycystin-2-like, whose amino-acid sequence MLAELRAKSEEKRKRRNAVLEVVGIGLFVAVIMLTAYGERSPIAFYMTQNVQGLTEGATGVKDIPSFWTWITDGLVPATHTALRYNGRASSADRMLEDMLTHPVGAVRLRQVRLKPGEICDVPEKMRTFISRCQADFNLLLADSQNYTKGWVPINDTLQDMDIFGNTSTPSPNTVTSDTFVSERGHPWNHTFASLSNDFPYFGEHGTYLSGGYQTALRTTREASLTTATYLQHHQWLDQHTRAVFVELILYNPHANLFSVVTVVVEFTTSGAADTSSEVVTLRLVQHGAIFLLTLRVALALFLLFFLLREG is encoded by the exons ATGCTGGCAGAACTAAGAGCCAAGAGCGAAGAGAAACGCAAACGACGGAACGCAGTCCTGGAAGTTGTCGGCATAGGTTTGTTCGTTGCGGTCATCATGCTGACGGCGTATGGAGAGAGGAGTCCTATCGCGTTTTACATGACGCAGAACGTACAAGGACTGACCGAGGGGGCCACAGGC GTTAAGGACATCCCGTCATTCTGGACATGGATCACAGACGGTTTAGTTCCGGCCACCCACACTGCACTGCGGTACAACGGAAGAGCCAGCTCCGCTGACCGGATGTTGGAGGACATGTTGACTCATCCGGTCGGTGCAGTAAGGCTGAGACAAGTCCGACTCAAACCAG GAGAGATCTGCGATGTACCGGAGAAAATGAGAACGTTCATATCACGTTGTCAGGCAGACTTCAATCTCCTCTTGGCTGACTCACAAAATTACACCAAG GGATGGGTTCCTATCAACGACACCTTGCAGGACATGGACATTTTCGGTAATACGTCAACTCCGTCGCCAAATACGGTCACCAGTGACACTTTTGTCTCAGAGAGGGGTCATCCTTGGAATCATACATTTGCATCCCTGTCTAATG ATTTCCCATACTTCGGAGAACATGGCACGTACTTGAGCGGTGGTTACCAAACAGCTTTGAGGACCACCAGGGAAGCAAGTCTTACTACGGCTACCTACCTTCAACACCATCAATGGCTGGACCAGCACACCCGTGCAGTCTTTGTTGAGTTAATTCTCTACAATCCACACGCAAACCTGTTTTCGGTAGTTACTGTGGTGGTAGAGTTCACGACTTCAGGGGCTGCCGACACAAGTTCGGAGGTTGTAACCTTGAGACTGGTCCAACATGGAGCCATCTTTCTTCTCACTCTTCGAGTGGCATTGGCgctgtttcttctgtttttccTGCTAAGAGAAGGTTAG